In one window of Henckelia pumila isolate YLH828 chromosome 1, ASM3356847v2, whole genome shotgun sequence DNA:
- the LOC140874540 gene encoding uncharacterized protein gives MEVCTLAALTVVPSLLERIQAGQAFDEQLTLWRNRDEAKGGTLYTVKDGIVHQRGRMWVPAVDSLRVEMMTEAHTVRYSIHPGSMKKDILRFVSECLTCQHVKIEHQRPAGLLKPLSIPTWKWEDVT, from the exons ATGGAGGTATGCACTCTAGCAGCCTTAACAGTAGTACCTAGTTTGCTTGAGAGAATTCAAGCAGGCCAAGCTTTTGATGAACAGTTGACGTTGTGGAGGAACAGAGATGAAGCTAAAGGTGGTACATTGTACACTGTTAAAGATGGAATTGTTCATCAACGAGGTAGAATGTGGGTGCCAGCAGTAGACTCACTGAGAGTTGAAATGATGACTGAAGCCCATACTGTTCggtattccattcatccaggaa GTATGAAGAAGGATATCTTAAGATTTGTGAGTgaatgcttgacttgtcagcatgTGAAAATTGAGCACCAGAGGCCAGCGGGACTCTTGAAACCATTGTCTATACCCACATGGAAGTGGGAAGATGttacttga